One window from the genome of Clarias gariepinus isolate MV-2021 ecotype Netherlands chromosome 15, CGAR_prim_01v2, whole genome shotgun sequence encodes:
- the ap1g1 gene encoding AP-1 complex subunit gamma-1, with the protein MPAPIRLRELIRTIRTARTQAEEREMIQKECAAIRSSFREEDNTYRCRNVAKLLYMHMLGYPAHFGQLECLKLIASQKFTDKRIGYLGAMLLLDERQDVHLLMTNCIKNDLNHSTQYVQGLALCTLGCMGSSEMCRDLAGEVEKLLKTSNSYLRKKAALCAVHVIRKVPELMEMFLPATKNLLSEKNHGVLHTSVVLLTEMCERSPDMLTHFRKLVPQLVRILKNLIMSGYSPEHDVSGISDPFLQVRILRLLRILGKGDDDSSEAMNDILAQVATNTETSKNVGNAILYETVLTIMDIKSESGLRVLAINILGRFLLNNDKNIRYVALTSLLKTVQTDHNAVQRHRSTIVDCLKDLDVSIKRRAMELSFALVNGNNIRGMMKELLYFLDSCDPEFKADCASGVFLAAEKYAPSKRWHIDTIMRVLTTAGSYVRDDSVPNLIQLITNSVEMHAYTVQRLYKALLDDISQQPLVQVASWCIGEYGDLLVSGQCEEEEPIQVTEDEVLDVLEGLLVSNLSAPVTRGYSLTAIMKLSTRFSGVNRIKKVVSIYGSSIDVELQQRAVEYNALFKKYDHMRPALLERMPIMEKTATNGPTEIVQTNGETEPSALDTKHPPSIAQTNQANDLLDLLGGNDVPVIQTAPPTKPASAGGELLDLLGDLSLSGGPAPTPAPSVPVSQPPFLLDGLSSQPLFNDTAAAIPPMIAYNKNGLKIEFTFERSNPNPNVSVITIHATNSAEADMADFVFQAAVPKTFQLQLLSPSSNIIPALNQGSVTQVIRVLNPQKQQLRMRIKLTYSYKGSAVQDMAEVNNFPPQSWQ; encoded by the exons ATGCCAGCTCCGATCAGACTGAGGGAGCTGATCCGGACCATCCGGACGGCTCGGACCCAGGCCGAGGAGCGAGAGATGATCCAGAAAGAATGTGCAGCGATTAGATCATCCTTCAGAGAAGAAGACAACACTTACCGCTGTAGAAACGTGGCGAAGCTGCTGTATATGCACATGTTGGGGTATCCGGCACATTTCGGGcag CTGGAATGTCTGAAGCTGATTGCGTCACAGAAGTTCACTGACAAGAGAATAGGATACCTGGGGGCCATGCTGCTGCTGGATGAGAGGCAGGACGTCCATTTACTAATGACCAACTGCATTAAGAA CGATCTAAATCATAGTACACAGTACGTCCAGGGACTGGCCTTATGCACTCTCGGCTGTATGGGTTCATCAGAAATGTGTCGTGACCTGGCGGGGGAAGTGGAGAAGCTCCTCAAAACGTCAAATTCCTACTTGAGGAAAAAG GCAGCACTATGCGCGGTTCACGTCATACGGAAGGTTCCAGAGCTTATGGAGATGTTTCTACCGGCAACGAAGAACCTGCTGAGCGAGAAGAATCACG GTGTTCTCCACACGTCTGTCGTTTTACTCACCGAGATGTGCGAACGAAGTCCCGATATGCTCACTCACTTCAGAAAG CTGGTTCCCCAACTAGTGCGAATCCTGAAGAACCTCATCATGTCCGGATACTCTCCTGAGCACGACGTGTCTGGGATCAGCGATCCTTTCCTGCAG GTGCGAATACTGAGGCTACTGAGAATTCTAGGAAAGGGCGACGATGACTCTAGCGAGGCTATGAATGACATTCTTGCGCAG GTTGCGACAAACACAGAGACGAGTAAAAATGTAGGAAATGCTATTTTGTATGAAACTGTCCTGACTATTATGGACATCAAATCAGAGAGTGGATTACGG GTATTGGCTATTAATATCCTGGGTCGTTTTCTTCTCAACAATGACAAAAACATCAG ATATGTGGCACTGACCTCTTTACTGAAAACAGTCCAGACAGACCACAACGCAGTTCAAAGGCATCGGAGTACCATCGTGGACTGTCTGAAAGACCTGGATGTCTCCATCAAAAG ACGTGCCATGGAGCTGAGTTTCGCCCTGGTGAACGGGAATAACATCCGCGGGATGATGAAGGAGCTGCTGTACTTCCTGGACTCATGTGACCCGGAGTTCAAAGCCGACTGCGCGTCAGGGGTCTTTCTCGCCGCCGAGAA GTATGCACCCTCTAAAAGATGGCACATAGACACCATAATGAGGGTGTTAACAACG GCAGGGAGTTACGTCCGAGACGACTCCGTCCCGAACCTCATCCAACTCATCACCAACAGCGTGGAGATGCACGCGTACACCGTGCAGAGACTCTACAAAGCCCTGCTGGACGACATCTCGCAG CAACCTCTGGTGCAGGTGGCGTCCTGGTGCATAGGAGAGTACGGAGACCTGCTGGTGTCGGGCCAGTGCGAGGAGGAGGAGCCCATCCAG GTGACAGAAGATGAAGTCTTGGATGTTTTGGAAGGTCTTCTTGTCTCCAACTTGTCCGCTCCCGTGACACGGGGTTATTCGCTGACTGCCATCATGAAGCTGTCCACTCGTTTCAGCGGTGTGAA TCGAATAAAGAAAGTGGTGTCCATATACGGCAGCAGCATAGACGTGGAGTTACAGCAGAGAGCTGTGGAGTACAATGCACTTTTTAAGAAATATGATCACATGAG GCCGGCGTTATTAGAGAGAATGCCTATTATGGAGAAGACGGCCACTAATGGCCCGACGGAGATCGTACAGACCAATGGGGAGACGGAACCTTCTGCACTGGACACGAAACACCCTCCCAGCATCGCTCAGACAAATCAG GCGAATGATTTGTTAGACCTGCTCGGTGGTAACGACGTCCCCGTGATCCAGACGGCTCCGCCCACTAAACCTGCCTCTGCCGGCGGAGAGCTGCTCGACCTGCTTGGGGATCTGTCCCTCTCTG GTGGTCCCGCCCCCACCCCTGCTCCTTCCGTACCTGTATCACAGCCACCGTTTCTTCTGGACGGTCTTTCCTCGCAGCCGCTCTTCAACGACACCGCAGCAG ctatCCCTCCAATGATCGCGTACAACAAGAACGGCCTGAAAATCGAGTTCACCTTCGAGAGGTCCAACCCGAACCCTAACGTTTCAGTCATCACCATCCACGCCACCAACTCCGCCGAGGCAGACATGGCCGACTTCGTGTTCCAGGCCGCAGTACCAAAG ACGTTCCAGCTGCAGCTACTCTCCCCCAGCAGTAACATCATCCCAGCACTCAACCAGGGAAGCGTCACACAAGTCATCAGAGTTCTTAATCCACAGAAG CAACAACTGCGCATGCGCATCAAGCTGACGTACAGCTACAAAGGCTCTGCTGTTCAAGACATGGCCGAGGTCAACAACTTCCCCCCGCAGTCCTGGCAGTGA